One genomic region from Myxocyprinus asiaticus isolate MX2 ecotype Aquarium Trade chromosome 27, UBuf_Myxa_2, whole genome shotgun sequence encodes:
- the si:ch211-153b23.5 gene encoding glutamine amidotransferase-like class 1 domain-containing protein 3, mitochondrial, producing the protein MAKSVAVILSGCGVYDGTEVHEASAVMVHLSRAGAKVSMFAPDTEMMHVVNHCEGKPVTDKRNVMQESARIARGDITDLAELDVSAFDALIIPGGFGVAKNLSDWATKGKEYSIKPQVEKIIKGFHQAGKPMGMCCISPVLAAKAIPGCELTVGHDKECEMWPYAQVAKSMAELGCKHLNKNVGEVHVDKKNKLVTTSAFMCNAPIHEIFDGVGVMVKEVLKLA; encoded by the exons ATGGCAAAGAGTGTGGCAGTGATCCTCTCTGGGTGTGGTGTGTATGATGGCACAGAAGTCCATGAGGCGTCTGCTGTAATGGTACACCTGAGTCGGGCAGGTGCCAAG GTTTCAATGTTTGCACCTGATACTGAGATGATGCATGTGGTGAACCACTGTGAGGGTAAACCTGTGACGGACAAAAGGAATGTAATGCAGGAGAGCGCCCGTATCGCCCGTGGAGACATCACTGACCTGGCCGAACTAGATGTCTCTGCTTTTGATGCGCTCATCATTCCAG GTGGGTTTGGTGTGGCTAAAAACCTGAGTGACTGGGCCACCAAAGGCAAGGAGTATTCAATCAAACCCCAGGTGGAGAAGATCATCAAAGGTTTCCATCAGGCAGGCAAGCCCATGGGAATGTGCTGTATCTCCCCCGTACTCGCAGCTAAAGCTATTCCAGGATGTGAGCTCACCGTGGGCCATGACAAGGAGTGCGAGAT GTGGCCGTATGCTCAGGTTGCAAAATCCATGGCAGAACTGGGGTGCAAGCACTTGAATAAGAATGTTGGCGAGGTGCATGTTGATAAGAAGAACAAATTGGTGACTACCAGCGCATTCATGTGCAATGCTCCCATCCATGAGATCTTTGATGGTGTGGGTGTCATGGTCAAAGAAGTTCTCAAACTAGCCTAA